Proteins from a single region of Gorilla gorilla gorilla isolate KB3781 chromosome 16, NHGRI_mGorGor1-v2.1_pri, whole genome shotgun sequence:
- the LOC129530721 gene encoding LOW QUALITY PROTEIN: mitochondrial proton/calcium exchanger protein-like (The sequence of the model RefSeq protein was modified relative to this genomic sequence to represent the inferred CDS: inserted 2 bases in 1 codon) yields FTTHLFSPVPVTGSPGDPAHLSCASTLGLRNCLNVPFGCCTPIQPVSSSSRGDHLGCWTLRPQCLRIVSRAPWTSTSVGFVAVGPQCLPVRGWHSSRPVRDDSVVEKSLKSLKDKNKKLEEGGPVYSPPAEVVVKKSLGQRVLDELKHYYHGFRLLWIDTKIAARMLWRILNGHSLTRRECRQFLRICADLFCLVPFLVFVVVPFMEFLLPVAVKLFPNVLPSTFETQSLKEERLKKELRVKLELAKFLQDTIEEMALKNKAAKGSATKDFSVFFQKIRETGERPSNEEIMRFSKLFEDELTLDNLTRPQLVALCKLLELQSIGTNNFLRFQLTMRLRSIKADDKLIAEEGVDSLNVKELQAACRARGMRALGVTEDRLRGQLKQWLDLHLHQEIPTSLLILSRAMYLPDTLSPADQLKSTLQTLREIVAKEAQVKVAEVEGEQVDNKAKLEATLQEEAAVQQEHREKELQKRSEAAKDVEPECVVAAPQRPGTKPQPEMPDTVLQSETLKDTAPVLEGLKEEEITKEEIDILSNACSKLQEQKKSLTKEKEELEPLKEDVQDYSEDLQEIKKELSKTGEEKYVEESKASKRLTKRVQQMIGQIDGLISQLEMDQQAGKLAPANGMPTGENVISVAELINAMKQVKHIPESKLTSLAAALDENKDGKVNIDDLVKVMELVDKEDVHISTSQVAEIVATLEKEEKVEEKXKAEKEVAEVKLEPRAWAPVLLLCRHPGKGREGDCFVVILSGSSNILAGINQRLP; encoded by the exons GAATGTTCCGTTTGGCTGCTGCACTCCCATCCAGCCTGTGTCCTCATCCTCCAGAGGCGATCACCTTGGCTGCTGGACTCTGAGGCCCCAGTGCCTTCGCATAGTGTCGAGAGCGCCATGGACCTCTACCTCTGTGGGTTTTGTGGCTGTGGGACCTCAGTGCCTCCCTGTGCGTGGCTGGCACTCTTCGCGCCCTGTTCGCGATGACTCAGTAGTAGAGAAGTCCCTCAAGTCCTTGAAGGACAAGAACAAGAAGCTGGAGGAAGGCGGCCCGGTGTACAGCCCCCCCGCAGAGGTGGTGGTGAAGAAGTCCCTGGGGCAGAGGGTGCTGGACGAGCTGAAGCACTACTACCATGGCTTCCGCCTGCTATGGATCGACACCAAGATCGCGGCACGCATGCTCTGGCGCATCCTCAACGGCCACAGCCTGACCCGCCGGGAGTGCAGGCAG TTTCTCCGGATCTGCGCCGACCTTTTCTGCCTGGTGCCATTCCTTGTGTTCGTGGTGGTGCCGTTCATGGAGTTTCTGCTGCCTGTTGCTGTGAAGCTCTTCCCCAACGTGTTGCCATCCACATTTGAGACTCAGTCACTCAAG GAggagaggctgaagaaggagctTCGGGTCAAGCTGGAGCTGGCCAAGTTCCTCCAGGACACCATCGAGGAGATGGCCTTGAAGAACAAGGCAGCCAAGGGCAGCGCCACCAAAGACTTCTCTGTGTTTTTCCAGAAG ATCCGGGAGACAGGGGAGAGGCCCAGCAATGAGGAAATCATGcgtttttccaaattatttgagGATGAGCTGACCCTGGACAACCTGACACGGCCGCAGCTGGTGGCCCTGTGCAAGCTGCTGGAGCTGCAGTCCATCGGCACCAACAACTTCCTGCGCTTCCAGCTTACCATGCGGCTGCGCTCCATAAAGGCAGATGACAAG CTGATTGCTGAGGAAGGGGTGGACAGCCTGAATGTCAAGGAGCTGCAGGCAGCGTGTCGGGCACGAGGCATGCGGGCCCTGGGCGTCACGGAAGACCGCCTGAGGGGTCAGCTGAAGCAG TGGCTGGACCTGCACCTGCATCAGGAGATCCCCACATCGCTGCTCATCCTGTCCCGGGCCATGTACCTCCCGGACACCCTCTCTCCAGCCGACCAGCTCAAGTCCACACTGCAGACCCTCCGAGAGATTGTG GCAAAGGAAGCGCAGGTGAAAGTGGCCGAGGTGGAGGGCGAGCAGGTGGACAACAAGGCCAAGCTGGAGGCCACGCTGCAGGAGGAGGCGGCCGTCCAGCAGGAACACCGTGAGAAGGAGCTGCAGAAGCGCTCGGAGGCGGCG AAGGATGTTGAGCCCGAATGTGTGGTAGCTGCTCCCCAAAGGCCGGGGACCAAGCCACAGCCAGAGATGCCTGACACAGTCCTGCAGTCAGAGACCTTGAAGGACACTGCCCCCGTGCTGGAGGGCTTGAAG GAGGAAGAGATCACGAAGGAGGAAATCGACATCCTCAGCAATGCCTGCTCTAAGCTGCAGGAGCAGAAGAAGTCACTCACcaaggagaaggaggagctggAGCCGCTGAAGGAGGATGTGCAGGACTACAGCGAG gaCTTGCAGGAGATCAAGAAGGAACTTTCAAAGACTGGTGAAGAAAAATACGTGGAAGAATCTAAAGCCAGCAAGAGATTGACAAAAAGGGTGCAGCAGATGATCGGGCAGATCGACGGCTTGATCTCGCAGCTGGAGATGGACCAGCAGGCTGGCAAGCTGGCCCCGGCCAACGGCATGCCCACGGG GGAGAACGTCATCAGTGTCGCTGAGCTCATCAACGCCATGAAGCAAGTCAAGCACATTCCCGAAAGCAAGCTCACCAGCCTGGCCGCAGCACTGGATGAAAACAAGGATGGCAAGGTCAACATTGACGACCTCGTCAAG GTGATGGAGCTGGTGGACAAAGAAGATGTTCACATCTCCACCAGCCAGGTGGCTGAGATTGTAGCAACACTGGAAAAAGAGGAGAaggtggaggagaa gaaggcagagaaggaggTCGCAGAGGTGAAGCTAGAACCACGGGCCTGGGCACCTGTCCTCCTGCTGTGCCGCCACCCTGGCAAGGGCCGTGAGGGCGATTGCTTTGTGGTGATTCTCAGTGGCTCATCTAATATTTTGGCTGGAATAAATCAGAGACTTCCATAA